Proteins encoded together in one Prunus dulcis chromosome 3, ALMONDv2, whole genome shotgun sequence window:
- the LOC117623026 gene encoding ABC transporter B family member 15-like has product MGHKGPPSDRDSRKKVGSVRSVFMHADGVDKCFMILGLFGSLGDGFSTPLVLLITSRLMNNIGGSSTSAQDAFLHNINKNAVALLYLACGSFVCCFLEGYCWTRTGERQAARMRVRYLKAVLRQDVGYFDLHVTSTSEVITSVSNDSLVIQDVLSEKLPNFLMNASMFSGSYVAAFIMLWKLAIVGFPFVVLLIIPGLMYGRTLMGLARQIREEYNKAGSIAEQAISSIRTVYAFVGENKTISEFSAALQGSVKLGLNQGLAKGLAIGSNGVVFAIWSFMSYYGSRMVMYHGARGGTVFAVGASIAVGGLALGAGLSNLKYFSEASSAAERIMEVIRRVPKIDSDNMEGEILEEVSGEVEFKHVEFAYPSRPESIIFKDFNLTVPAGKTVALVGGSGSGKSTVISLLQRFYDPLGGEILLDGVAINKLQLKWLRSQMGLVSQEPALFATSIKENILFGKEDAEIEQVMDAGKAANAHNFISQLPQGYDTQVGERGVQMSGGQKQRIAIARAIIKKPRILLLDEATSALDSESERVVQEALDKAAVGRTTIIIAHRLSTIRNADVIAVVQNGQVMETGSHDELSRIEDGHYTSLVRLQQTEKQKGPEELGSSSISNDIHSTSSRRLSLVSRSSSANSFAQGRASSLAGDQENKEEFDQQKLPVPSFRRLLALNLPEWKQAILGCLSATLFGAVQPAYAFSMGSMVSVYFLTDHDEIKAKTRTYALCFLGLAIFSLLVNVCQHYNFAYMGECLTKRVRERMLSKILTFEVGWFDQDENSSGAICSRLAKDANVVRSLVGDRMALVVQTISAVVVACTMGLVIAWRLALVMIAVQPLIIVCFYTRRVLLKSMSRKAIKSQEESSKLAAEAVSNLRTITAFSSQDRLLKMLEMAQEGPRRESIRQSWFAGIGLACSQSLTTVTWAFDFWYGGKLVAKGYVHAKQLFETFLVLVSTGRVIADAGSMTTDLAKGSDAVGSVFAVLDRYTKIEPEDPESLEPKRIVGHIELRDVHFAYPARPDVMIFKGFSIKIESGKSTALVGQSGSGKSTIIGLIERFYDPIKGVVKIDGRDVKSYHLRSLRKHIALVSQEPTLFAGTIRENIVYGVSDKVDELEIVEAARAANAHDFIAGLKDGYDTWCGDRGVQLSGGQKQRIAIARAILRNPVVLLLDEATSALDSQSEKVVQDALERVMVGRTSVVVAHRLSTIQNCDLITVLDKGKVVEKGTHSSLLSKGPTGAYYSLVSLQRTGPTQSVH; this is encoded by the exons ATGGGACATAAAGGTCCTCCTAGTGATCGGGACAGTAGGAAGAAAGTTGGGTCTGTCCGGTCTGTTTTCATGCATGCTGATGGTGTTGATAAATGCTTCATGATCTTAGGGCTCTTTGGATCCCTTGGTGATGGCTTCTCGACGCCCTTGGTGTTGTTGATCACTAGCCGCTTGATGAACAATATTGGAGGTTCATCAACTTCGGCTCAAGATGCTTTCTTGCATAACATCAATAAg AATGCAGTGGCGCTGTTGTACTTGGCCTGTGGAtcatttgtttgttgttttctaG AGGGTTATTGCTGGACAAGAACAGGTGAGAGACAAGCGGCTAGAATGAGAGTCAGATATTTGAAAGCAGTGCTGAGGCAAGATGTGGGCTACTTTGATTTGCATGTGACAAGCACCTCAGAGGTCATCACAAGTGTCTCTAATGATAGCCTCGTGATTCAAGATGTCCTCAGTGAAAAG CTGCCAAACTTTTTGATGAATGCCTCAATGTTCTCTGGAAGCTATGTGGCGGCCTTTATAATGCTGTGGAAGCTAGCAATTGTGGGTTTTCCTTTTGTGGTGCTTTTGATAATTCCTGGTTTAATGTACGGAAGGACTTTGATGGGATTAGCTAGGCAGATTAGAGAAGAGTACAACAAGGCTGGATCAATAGCAGAACAGGCAATATCTTCTATCCGAACGGTTTACGCCTTTGTCggagaaaacaaaaccatctCAGAATTCTCTGCAGCTCTTCAAGGCTCTGTCAAGTTGGGGTTGAACCAGGGCTTGGCTAAAGGCCTGGCCATTGGAAGCAATGGTGTCGTCTTCGCCATTTGGTCTTTCATGTCATATTATGGTAGCAGAATGGTCATGTACCACGGTGCTCGGGGAGGCACTGTTTTTGCTGTTGGTGCTTCCATAGCCGTTGGCGGATT AGCACTAGGTGCGGGTTTATCAAACTTGAAGTACTTCTCAGAAGCAAGCTCAGCAGCAGAGAGGATAATGGAAGTGATAAGAAGGGTCCCCAAGATCGATTCAGACAACATGGAAGGTGAGATTTTGGAGGAAGTATCAGGAGAAGTTGAATTCAAGCACGTAGAATTCGCCTACCCATCAAGACCCGAAAGCATTATCTTCAAAGACTTCAACTTGACAGTGCCAGCGGGAAAAACCGTGGCCTTGGTGGGCGGCAGTGGGTCGGGAAAGTCCACGGTGATATCACTGTTGCAGAGATTTTATGATCCACTTGGTGGAGAGATTCTTCTTGATGGGGTGGCCATAAATAAGCTCCAGCTAAAGTGGCTGAGGTCACAGATGGGTTTGGTGAGCCAAGAGCCTGCTCTTTTTGCAACCAGCATCAAAGAAAACATACTTTTTGGCAAGGAAGATGCCGAAATTGAACAAGTCATGGACGCTGGAAAAGCCGCTAATGCCCATAATTTCATATCTCAGCTGCCTCAGGGATATGATACACAG GTTGGGGAGAGGGGTGTTCAAATGTCGGGAGGACAAAAACAGAGGATCGCCATTGCACGAGCCATCATCAAGAAACCTCGTATCCTCCTCCTAGACGAAGCCACAAGCGCATTGGATTCCGAATCCGAGCGAGTCGTCCAAGAAGCTCTCGACAAAGCCGCCGTCGGCCGGACTACAATCATCATCGCGCACCGCCTCTCCACCATCCGAAATGCCGACGTGATCGCCGTCGTTCAAAACGGCCAGGTCATGGAGACCGGGTCGCACGACGAGCTGTCCCGGATCGAAGACGGGCATTACACGTCGTTAGTCCGTCTGCAACaaacagagaaacaaaaaggaCCAGAAGAGTTAGGCTCGTCGTCTATTTCAAACGACATTCACAGCACAAGCAGTCGCAGGCTCTCCCTGGTGAGCCGTTCCAGTTCCGCTAACTCATTCGCTCAGGGACGAGCCTCGTCGCTCGCTGGGGATCAAGAGAATAAGGAAGAGTTTGATCAGCAGAAGCTGCCCGTGCCGTCGTTTCGGAGACTGTTGGCTCTGAACCTGCCGGAGTGGAAGCAGGCGATTTTGGGGTGTTTGAGCGCGACTCTGTTTGGTGCTGTCCAGCCGGCGTATGCATTTTCAATGGGGTCCATGGTTTCTGTGTATTTCTTGACGGACCATGATGAGATCAAGGCCAAGACGAGGACTTATGCGCTGTGCTTTCTTGGGTTGGCAATCTTCTCGTTGCTGGTCAATGTGTGCCAGCACTATAACTTTGCCTACATGGGAGAGTGCTTGACCAAGAGAGTTAGAGAGAGGATGCTCTCAAAGATTTTGACATTTGAAGTCGGTTGGTTTGATCAGGATGAGAATTCCAGTGGCGCCATTTGCTCTAGGCTCGCCAAAGATGCCAATGTG GTGAGATCTTTGGTGGGTGACCGGATGGCTCTCGTTGTGCAAACCATCTCAGCCGTGGTTGTGGCCTGCACAATGGGTTTGGTGATTGCATGGAGGCTGGCCTTGGTTATGATAGCCGTGCAGCCACTCATCATCGTGTGCTTCTACACTAGGCGCGTTTTGCTCAAAAGCATGTCCAGGAAGGCCATAAAATCCCAAGAAGAAAGCAGCAAGCTCGCAGCCGAAGCAGTGTCTAATCTCAGAACCATCACCGCCTTCTCCTCCCAAGACCGCCTATTGAAAATGCTCGAAATGGCGCAAGAAGGCCCCCGCAGAGAGAGCATCCGGCAGTCATGGTTTGCTGGTATCGGGCTTGCTTGCTCTCAAAGCCTCACGACTGTCACTTGGGCCTTCGACTTTTGGTACGGAGGCAAGCTTGTCGCCAAGGGCTATGTCCATGCAAAACAGCTCTTTGAGACCTTCTTGGTCTTGGTAAGCACGGGCAGGGTCATCGCGGATGCTGGTAGCATGACCACGGACCTCGCCAAAGGCTCGGATGCTGTGGGGTCCGTATTCGCCGTGTTAGACCGATACACGAAGATCGAACCCGAAGATCCCGAAAGTCTGGAGCCCAAAAGAATAGTGGGTCACATTGAGCTCCGCGACGTGCATTTTGCGTACCCGGCTAGGCCCGATGTGATGATCTTCAAAGGCTTCTCGATCAAAATCGAATCTGGGAAATCAACGGCATTGGTGGGACAAAGTGGGTCAGGCAAGTCAACCATCATTGGATTAATCGAGAGATTCTATGATCCAATTAAAGGGGTAGTCAAAATCGACGGTCGAGATGTGAAGTCTTACCACCTTAGATCTCTGAGAAAGCACATAGCGTTGGTCAGCCAAGAGCCAACGTTATTTGCCGGGACTATACGCGAGAACATTGTATACGGCGTGTCGGATAAAGTTGACGAATTGGAGATAGTGGAAGCTGCGAGGGCAGCCAACGCTCACGATTTCATTGCGGGGCTCAAAGACGGATACGACACGTGGTGCGGAGACAGAGGTGTACAGTTGTCCGGGGGTCAAAAGCAACGCATTGCCATAGCCAGAGCGATATTGCGAAACCCCGTCGTTTTGCTGTTAGACGAGGCGACCAGCGCGCTTGATAGTCAGTCAGAGAAGGTGGTGCAAGATGCTCTAGAGAGAGTGATGGTGGGGAGGACGAGCGTGGTGGTGGCCCACAGGTTAAGTACCATACAAAACTGTGATCTTATCACTGTGCTTGATAAAGGGAAGGTTGTGGAGAAAGGGACCCACTCGTCGCTTTTGAGTAAAGGGCCCACCGGTGCGTATTACTCACTGGTGAGCCTCCAGAGGACCGGGCCCACTCAAAGTGTTCACTAA